Within the Corallococcus exiguus genome, the region CGCCAAGAAGAAGTAGGGGGCCGTACTCCCTACTGGTTGAGGATGGCCACGAGGCGCGCTCCCGCCTCGGGCAGCGCCAGCGGCGTGCCCGAGACCTCCGTGGCCAGTCCCTCCGCGTCGGCGGCACCGCCGCGCGCGAAAAGCCCCTTGAGCCAGGTGAAGGCGGAGGGGTTGCGCCAGAAGTCCTCGTTGAACCGCTCCAGCAGGTGCGCGGTGAGCCGGGTCTCCAAGGCCCACGCCCGCAGGTAGCGGGTGACGTAGAGCTGCGAGTCCACGTCGTGCAGGAAGAAGCCCGGGTGCGGCTGCGCGAAGAGTGCGCGGCGCTGGCCGTCGGCGTACTCGTCCGCGCGGTCGGCGGAGGCGCCCTTGGTGCTGAGGGACAGCTCGTAGGACAGCTTCGCGCAGTGGCGGCGCAGCACGGCCAGGGCCTGGAAGGCGCCCATGCGCACGACGTCCTTCGTCGTGCCGGACGGCAGGCCCAGGTAGCGCTTGAGCCAGGGCGGGGACAACAGCAGCCGCTCGAAGGTGGCGGCGTACGCTTCCGTCACGGAGGCGTCGCCCAGGCGGCGCAGCTCCATGGGGGCGTCCGCGTCCACGTGGGCCAGGTGCCACGCGTGGCCCAGCTCGTGGAGCAGGTCGCCCAGCGCGTCCATGCCGCCGCGGGGCTGGACGACCAGCCGGATTTCGTCGGGCACGCGCACGGCGGCGACGAAGGGGCGTGACGCCTTGCCGGGGCGGGACTCGTCGTCCAGGCGGATGCGGCCGCCGGCCTCGGGGTGGAGGCCCCAGTCGGACAGCCAGCGCATCACGGCGGGGACGGTGTCCTCGCGGCGGAAGTGCGCGTCCATCCACGGGGCGCGCAGGGCGTGCTGCACGTCATGGCGCCGCGCCTCTCCGCCGGGCAGCGGGCGCAGGGTGGGCTCCAGCTTGCGCAGCACGTAGGCCAGCACGTCGCGGTAGGCGTCCTCGGTGCGCTTGAGGGTCTCCGCTGCGGCCTCGGCCAGCTTGCCCGCGTCGATGCCGGTGACGTCCTGGCGCAGCGAGGGGTAGTCGGGGAAGCCCAGCACCTCCGCGGCCTGGAGGGTGGCGTCGCGCCGGTCTCCATAGGGACCCCGGTGGTCCCAGAGGAAGTTGCCGGCGCCGCGCTCCAGGAGGGCGCGGCGGGAGCGGTTGGACTCGCGCGGAATCTGGGACAGGGCCTGGGCGAGGGACAACGTCGTGTCGTCCGCGGGGATGTGGGAGCGGGCCTCCAACGCGACGACGGCGTCCGCCGCGGGCAGGGCGAGCGACTCCTCCACCTGGGTGGCGATGATCTCGCGCACCAGCCGGATGCGGCGGACGGCGACGGGGTCGTCCTTGCCTTGCGCACGGGCGAGCGCCTCGTTGGCTGCGGCGAAGGTCTCCGGCGAGGACAGCTCCGGGAAGGATGCGTAGAGGCGCGCGACAGGGAGGTCCGGGGAGAGTCCGGCGCCGTAGCGGTACTGGAGGGTGGCCAGCTCGGCGAGGAAATCATCCAGCCGCGACCGGACGGAGTGCAGGGGGCGGTCCATGGCGGCGCGGAAGGTAACAGGAAGCCCGCGTCAGGGCAGGGAGCACGCGCATAGAGTGTCTCGCCATGTCCTCTGCCTCCGTTGCCCGGCCGCATGCCCCCCTGGAGTCCCTCCTCGAAAGGGGC harbors:
- a CDS encoding peptidase M3 encodes the protein MDRPLHSVRSRLDDFLAELATLQYRYGAGLSPDLPVARLYASFPELSSPETFAAANEALARAQGKDDPVAVRRIRLVREIIATQVEESLALPAADAVVALEARSHIPADDTTLSLAQALSQIPRESNRSRRALLERGAGNFLWDHRGPYGDRRDATLQAAEVLGFPDYPSLRQDVTGIDAGKLAEAAAETLKRTEDAYRDVLAYVLRKLEPTLRPLPGGEARRHDVQHALRAPWMDAHFRREDTVPAVMRWLSDWGLHPEAGGRIRLDDESRPGKASRPFVAAVRVPDEIRLVVQPRGGMDALGDLLHELGHAWHLAHVDADAPMELRRLGDASVTEAYAATFERLLLSPPWLKRYLGLPSGTTKDVVRMGAFQALAVLRRHCAKLSYELSLSTKGASADRADEYADGQRRALFAQPHPGFFLHDVDSQLYVTRYLRAWALETRLTAHLLERFNEDFWRNPSAFTWLKGLFARGGAADAEGLATEVSGTPLALPEAGARLVAILNQ